A single genomic interval of Lathyrus oleraceus cultivar Zhongwan6 chromosome 7, CAAS_Psat_ZW6_1.0, whole genome shotgun sequence harbors:
- the LOC127101946 gene encoding secreted RxLR effector protein 161-like has translation MGDYIFISQSKYGKNIVKKFGMENDSHKRTYAPTHLKLSKDEKGVNMDQSLYKSMIGSLLYLTTSRPGITFDVGVCARYQVEPKVSHINQEKRILKCINSTSDYGMLYSHGSNSILVGYCNADCASSADDRKNTSGGFFFLENNLIYWFIKKQNCVSLSTVEAEYIATGRNYSQLIWMKQM, from the coding sequence ATGGGTGATTATATCTTCATCTCTCAAAGTAAGTATGGCAAGAACATAGTGAAGAAGTTTGGTATGGAAAATGATAGTCACAAGAGGACATATGCGCCAACTCATTTAAAGTTATCTAAAGATGAAAAAGGTGTTAATATGGATCAAAGTCTGTACAAAAGCATGATTGGTAGCCTGTTATACCTTACAACTAGTAGACCTGGCATCACATTTGATGTAGGTGTTTGTGCAAGATATCAAGTTGAGCCCAAAGTGAGTCACATCAATCAAGAGAAGAGGATTCTGAAGTGCATCAATAGTACAAGTGACTATGGCATGTTATACTCTCATGGATCTAATTCCATACTTGTAGGGTATTGTAATGCAGATTGTGCAAGtagtgctgatgataggaaaaaTACTTCAGGAGGTTTCTTCTTCTTAGAGAACAATCTTATATATTGGTTTATCAAGAagcaaaattgtgtgtccctatccactgtTGAGGCTGAGTATATTGCAACAGGAAGAAATTATTCTCAATTAATTTGGATGAAGCAAATGTAA